From the genome of Pseudomonadota bacterium, one region includes:
- a CDS encoding FliI/YscN family ATPase, whose product MSAAARRLNPIAVIGHIVSVQGGAILAQFPQASVGDLCWFKTRKQKTICGQIVAFQENLFSLALFEDPEGIYPGTPVRTHGTQLSVPVGQELMGRVVNPLGIPIDDVSRPLHRSIMRPVLSRPPNASMRPLIDQPLVTGVRAIDGFCTLGTGQRIGIFASAGVGKSTLLAMIARRACVDVIVVALVGERSREVREFIDETLGAEGLARSVIVVATSDDSSLLRQTAPYTATTIAEHFRDQGKNVLLIVDSLTRMARAVRETSLAAGDIPVRHGYTNSVYTQLPKLLERAGRSMQGSITALYTVLTNQEEDIDPLADEIKSLLDGHICLRHEIAALGVLPAIDITQSISRLFSRLNDAEHKKNAHILSHATTRFLKERQIVLLGGVPDTELSRIISHQQLLLGAVRQPFHATSTLEETRTYMREACQVLAK is encoded by the coding sequence ATGAGCGCAGCGGCTCGACGCCTAAATCCTATAGCCGTTATCGGACATATCGTATCTGTGCAGGGCGGAGCTATCCTGGCGCAATTTCCTCAAGCCTCTGTTGGGGATCTCTGTTGGTTTAAGACGCGCAAACAAAAAACGATCTGCGGCCAGATCGTAGCGTTTCAAGAAAACCTCTTCTCGTTGGCGCTTTTTGAGGATCCAGAGGGGATCTATCCAGGTACGCCGGTTCGTACACACGGCACACAACTTTCTGTTCCAGTTGGCCAAGAACTTATGGGGCGCGTTGTAAATCCCTTAGGAATTCCGATCGATGATGTAAGCAGGCCTTTACACCGTTCAATCATGCGTCCGGTGCTTTCACGACCACCGAACGCTTCGATGCGTCCCCTAATTGATCAACCCCTTGTGACCGGTGTGCGGGCAATCGATGGCTTCTGTACCCTTGGTACGGGGCAGCGGATCGGTATCTTTGCCTCTGCTGGGGTAGGCAAGTCGACCCTTTTAGCGATGATTGCACGGCGCGCCTGCGTTGATGTGATCGTGGTTGCGTTGGTGGGAGAGAGAAGCCGCGAGGTGCGTGAGTTTATCGATGAAACCCTTGGGGCCGAGGGCTTAGCCCGCAGCGTTATCGTTGTCGCAACGAGCGATGATTCTTCGCTCCTTAGACAGACCGCCCCGTATACGGCGACAACCATCGCCGAGCACTTTAGAGATCAGGGTAAGAATGTGCTCCTGATAGTTGATTCATTAACCCGTATGGCGCGCGCCGTGCGTGAGACCAGCCTAGCTGCCGGTGATATCCCAGTTAGACACGGCTATACCAACTCGGTCTACACCCAACTGCCGAAACTCCTAGAACGGGCGGGGAGATCTATGCAGGGCTCGATCACTGCCCTCTATACGGTCTTAACTAACCAGGAGGAGGATATTGATCCCCTTGCAGATGAGATAAAAAGCCTACTCGATGGTCATATCTGCTTACGACACGAGATTGCTGCCTTGGGGGTTCTGCCAGCTATCGATATTACGCAGAGCATCTCGAGGTTATTTTCGCGATTAAACGACGCTGAGCACAAAAAGAATGCGCATATCCTCTCGCATGCAACCACTAGATTTCTAAAGGAGCGTCAGATCGTTCTGCTGGGGGGCGTTCCAGACACAGAGCTATCCCGTATTATTTCACACCAGCAACTGCTATTAGGCGCTGTAAGACAGCCGTTTCATGCTACCAGCACCCTAGAGGAGACGCGCACATATATGCGCGAAGCGTGTCAGGTGCTGGCCAAATAG
- a CDS encoding ABC transporter ATP-binding protein → MITLTNVTKAYGSFVAVNNVSLQIPSGGIFAFLGVNGAGKTTTIRMLTGILRPTSGSILLGGFDLLTNPLQAKAITGYIPDRPNLYPKLTGREFLYFISDIYRMPAVQAERRIDEMFEEYSLREWQDELIENYSHGMKQRLATCAALVHNPRILIVDEPMVGLDPHGARSLKEAFKRYAKAGVSIFLSTHSLNVAEELADHLAIIHQGSILTTGTLGDIRALTGNHSEDLEHMFLELTSATAEH, encoded by the coding sequence ATGATAACGCTTACAAATGTCACAAAAGCATACGGCTCCTTCGTTGCCGTAAATAACGTCTCACTACAGATCCCCTCCGGTGGAATCTTCGCATTTCTCGGGGTTAATGGCGCCGGAAAGACCACAACTATTCGCATGCTAACCGGAATTCTGCGCCCAACATCGGGTTCGATCCTGCTGGGTGGATTCGATCTTTTAACTAATCCGTTACAGGCAAAGGCGATCACCGGCTATATTCCAGACCGTCCAAACCTTTATCCGAAACTGACTGGTCGCGAGTTTCTTTATTTTATATCCGATATCTATCGTATGCCCGCAGTCCAGGCTGAGCGACGCATAGATGAAATGTTCGAGGAGTATTCACTTAGAGAGTGGCAGGATGAGCTAATTGAAAACTACTCGCACGGCATGAAGCAGCGCCTCGCTACCTGTGCAGCACTAGTACACAATCCACGCATACTGATCGTTGATGAGCCGATGGTCGGCTTAGATCCGCACGGAGCGCGTAGCCTAAAGGAGGCCTTTAAGCGCTACGCTAAAGCGGGGGTCTCGATCTTCCTCTCGACCCATTCACTTAACGTTGCCGAGGAGCTGGCGGATCACCTAGCTATTATTCATCAAGGCTCAATTCTTACGACCGGCACACTTGGTGATATTAGAGCTCTGACCGGTAATCACAGTGAGGATCTTGAGCATATGTTTCTGGAGCTGACCTCCGCTACGGCTGAGCATTAG
- the trmB gene encoding tRNA (guanosine(46)-N7)-methyltransferase TrmB, giving the protein MNWENQYMQMVKTKPGIIVAEQEREISEQSRHELRTRLAQFKCCFVELGSGSGLHLLELAAQNPDTLCIGLEIRFKRAFRTGEKAERDGLTNVLVMRTNARLLKDLFEVGEVAGFFVNYPDPWDKRRWLKNRLLNTELLATMKELLMPGGTLRYKTDHQEYFASTSTLLQDGGWRIEKQTTDLLASEWTTNNIPTEFEYLFKSQNKPLCMLEARRG; this is encoded by the coding sequence ATGAACTGGGAAAACCAATACATGCAGATGGTTAAGACGAAACCTGGAATTATCGTCGCAGAGCAGGAACGTGAGATCTCTGAGCAGTCTCGTCACGAGCTACGAACTCGCCTCGCTCAGTTCAAGTGTTGCTTTGTGGAGCTCGGATCGGGCTCTGGACTTCACCTTTTAGAGCTGGCTGCCCAGAACCCTGACACCCTGTGTATCGGTCTTGAGATACGCTTTAAGCGCGCCTTTAGAACCGGGGAGAAGGCTGAGCGTGATGGGCTTACTAATGTGCTCGTTATGCGCACAAATGCGCGCCTGCTTAAGGATCTATTTGAAGTAGGAGAGGTTGCTGGATTCTTCGTAAATTATCCTGATCCGTGGGACAAGCGACGCTGGCTAAAGAATCGCCTTCTTAACACAGAGCTGCTTGCAACTATGAAGGAGCTGCTTATGCCGGGCGGAACCCTGCGTTACAAAACCGACCACCAGGAGTACTTCGCCTCAACCTCAACTCTGCTGCAAGATGGTGGATGGCGCATCGAAAAACAGACTACAGACCTGCTTGCAAGTGAGTGGACAACGAACAATATTCCAACTGAGTTTGAGTACCTCTTTAAATCTCAAAACAAACCGCTCTGCATGCTTGAGGCCCGTAGGGGCTAA
- a CDS encoding TerC family protein has product MLDLLTVSNLIALLTLTSLEIVLGIDNIVFIAIIAGRLPEHDRRTARLVGLSVAIITRLLLLLTLSLLASLTEPVITIAEQPFSGRDIVLILGGVFLIYKATKEIHEKTMKDESELHINDPKRTPTLRGIVCQIVLIDLIFSLDSVITAVGMTNNLPVMGLAIILAVIVMLIFSGAIVHFIEANPTVKMLALTFLLMIGFVLVIDGFGHHVEKGYIYFAMGFSLLVEMLNLRASKSKA; this is encoded by the coding sequence ATGCTTGATCTTCTGACCGTATCTAATCTGATAGCACTTTTGACCCTAACCTCACTTGAGATCGTCCTAGGGATCGACAACATCGTTTTCATCGCCATAATAGCGGGCAGGTTACCAGAGCATGACCGCCGTACTGCGCGGTTGGTTGGACTTTCCGTTGCGATCATCACCCGACTATTGCTCCTTCTAACGCTCTCACTCCTTGCATCCCTTACCGAGCCAGTTATTACCATAGCGGAGCAACCGTTTAGTGGACGAGATATAGTTCTTATCCTGGGAGGAGTCTTCCTAATCTACAAGGCGACCAAGGAGATCCACGAAAAGACCATGAAGGATGAGAGCGAGCTGCATATAAATGACCCTAAGAGGACCCCAACATTAAGAGGGATCGTGTGTCAGATCGTGTTGATTGATCTGATCTTCTCACTTGATTCGGTTATTACCGCGGTGGGCATGACGAATAATCTGCCGGTCATGGGGCTTGCTATTATATTGGCCGTTATTGTTATGCTGATCTTTTCAGGGGCGATCGTTCATTTCATCGAGGCAAATCCGACGGTCAAGATGCTAGCGTTGACATTTCTTCTTATGATCGGCTTTGTGCTGGTCATTGATGGCTTCGGCCACCATGTCGAGAAGGGATATATCTACTTTGCAATGGGCTTCTCGCTGCTTGTCGAGATGCTTAATCTGCGAGCTAGTAAGAGTAAGGCTTAA
- the glk gene encoding glucokinase, giving the protein MIIAGDIGGTKARIGLFERRSGKSELILSEQFASTDFSSLESILKQFIETHQDAITSELDAACFGLPGPVVNGRIKVTNLPWEVVQSEVGTTLKLHKVRLVNDLVGTAAAIPTMDPSSLLQVYQGIGSVDRAGSCVVVAPGTGIGHSLLHREAGWSVLLASEGGHANFAPTNDVEIKLLQYLQAKFSHVSVESVLCGPGLENIYSFLRDTGHGTEPDQMRSPENATRRASIITELATDGSSNLCVKTMHLFCSMFGAHCSNMVLTYLATGGVYLGGGIPPKIAQFLMQGAFLEGYLKKGKQCERVEATPVFIIKDDHAALYGAAAIAATL; this is encoded by the coding sequence ATGATTATTGCAGGTGATATAGGTGGAACCAAGGCTCGTATCGGGCTCTTTGAGAGACGTTCCGGCAAGTCCGAGCTAATCCTATCTGAGCAATTTGCGAGCACGGACTTTTCTAGCCTTGAGTCGATCCTCAAACAGTTTATTGAGACACACCAGGATGCTATAACTTCAGAACTAGATGCCGCATGCTTTGGCCTTCCTGGACCGGTAGTAAATGGTCGTATTAAGGTAACTAATCTTCCTTGGGAGGTGGTGCAATCTGAGGTCGGGACTACCCTCAAACTACATAAGGTTCGATTAGTAAACGATCTAGTTGGAACTGCCGCTGCTATTCCTACGATGGACCCAAGCAGCCTTCTCCAGGTTTACCAAGGTATTGGCTCAGTTGATAGAGCTGGTTCATGTGTTGTAGTTGCGCCTGGCACCGGTATCGGGCACTCCCTTCTTCATCGCGAAGCTGGCTGGAGCGTTTTGCTGGCCTCTGAAGGGGGGCACGCCAACTTTGCGCCAACCAACGACGTAGAGATCAAATTACTTCAGTACCTACAGGCAAAGTTCTCGCACGTTAGCGTAGAGTCTGTTCTGTGTGGGCCTGGCCTTGAAAATATATACTCGTTCCTGCGTGATACTGGTCATGGCACCGAACCTGACCAGATGAGGAGCCCTGAGAACGCTACTAGGAGAGCCTCTATTATAACCGAGCTTGCTACTGACGGCTCGTCAAACTTGTGTGTTAAGACGATGCACCTATTTTGCAGCATGTTTGGAGCGCACTGCAGTAATATGGTCCTCACCTATCTGGCAACTGGTGGCGTATACTTAGGTGGCGGAATTCCACCAAAGATCGCTCAATTCCTGATGCAAGGGGCTTTCCTTGAGGGGTATTTGAAGAAGGGCAAACAGTGCGAGCGAGTCGAGGCGACCCCTGTATTTATCATTAAGGATGATCACGCCGCTCTGTACGGGGCGGCCGCTATCGCAGCAACCCTGTAA
- a CDS encoding glycosyltransferase family 4 protein, whose product MKILMLGWEYPPHIAGGLGTACQGLTGALSDQGISIHFVVPQLFGSERADHMLLTDQLRRVASPAVDNGYDCSVAEETKPKVATTRIPAFLKPYWSPDHFKQAILEAGSQVELSKRRGSDRHAKALIDGEVYGIDLISALYREEFYPEIPAPNGGHYGDDIFSEVERFTANVISRIATDEFDVIHAHDWMTFPAGVALAQLTGKPLVVHVHSLEHDRSGLFINEQINQIERFGAQSADRVIVVSHYTRRLLERHHSIPSQKISVIHNGIYPRQAVTDYRLKKTWPHNVVLFLGRVTYQKGPDYFIDVALRVIPHVPDVLFVLAGSGDMLPEVMERVKQLKLESHFLFPGFIQGEELEEIFSVADLYVMPSVSEPFGLTALEAISFNVPVIISKQSGVAEVIDHAFKVDFWDVDRTADMIINALLHEELRNEMVNRAREEVKKLHWDAAALKTIEVYQDIAS is encoded by the coding sequence ATGAAGATATTAATGCTCGGATGGGAATATCCCCCTCATATCGCAGGGGGCTTAGGCACAGCCTGTCAGGGGCTAACTGGAGCGCTCTCAGATCAGGGGATCTCGATACACTTCGTAGTTCCACAGCTCTTTGGAAGTGAGCGTGCTGATCACATGCTACTGACCGATCAACTGCGTAGGGTAGCAAGCCCCGCAGTGGATAACGGCTATGATTGCTCTGTGGCTGAGGAAACTAAGCCAAAAGTTGCGACTACCCGTATTCCAGCCTTTCTTAAACCTTACTGGAGCCCGGACCATTTTAAGCAGGCGATTCTAGAAGCAGGTAGTCAGGTTGAGCTATCGAAGAGGCGCGGGAGCGACAGACATGCCAAGGCCCTTATAGATGGAGAGGTCTACGGTATCGATCTTATTAGCGCGCTCTACCGTGAGGAGTTCTATCCTGAGATCCCTGCACCAAACGGGGGGCATTATGGTGATGACATCTTCAGTGAGGTTGAGCGATTTACCGCGAACGTTATTAGCCGAATCGCGACCGATGAGTTTGATGTTATCCACGCGCACGATTGGATGACATTTCCAGCCGGAGTGGCGCTTGCGCAATTAACTGGCAAGCCCCTCGTAGTCCATGTGCATAGCCTGGAGCATGATCGTAGTGGCCTGTTTATCAACGAGCAGATTAATCAGATCGAGCGCTTTGGTGCGCAGTCAGCAGACAGGGTAATCGTTGTTAGCCACTATACCCGACGTTTATTAGAGCGGCACCACTCGATTCCATCACAAAAGATCTCAGTCATACACAACGGCATATATCCGCGCCAAGCCGTAACCGATTACCGACTTAAAAAAACGTGGCCGCACAACGTAGTGCTCTTTCTCGGGCGAGTCACCTACCAGAAGGGGCCGGACTATTTTATTGATGTTGCCTTGCGCGTTATTCCGCATGTGCCTGATGTACTCTTCGTACTTGCGGGTAGTGGGGACATGTTGCCGGAGGTAATGGAGAGGGTAAAACAGCTCAAGCTTGAGAGTCACTTTCTCTTTCCAGGCTTCATTCAAGGAGAAGAGCTTGAAGAGATATTTTCGGTTGCTGACCTGTACGTGATGCCCTCTGTATCGGAGCCGTTTGGGCTGACGGCTCTTGAAGCGATCAGCTTTAATGTCCCCGTTATTATCTCAAAACAGTCCGGAGTTGCCGAGGTTATCGATCACGCTTTTAAGGTGGACTTCTGGGACGTTGATAGGACAGCTGATATGATTATCAACGCACTGCTGCACGAAGAGCTGCGTAATGAGATGGTCAACAGGGCTCGTGAAGAGGTAAAGAAGTTACACTGGGATGCAGCAGCGCTAAAAACCATAGAAGTATACCAAGACATCGCAAGTTAG
- a CDS encoding glycoside hydrolase family 57 protein → MPALCFYFQVHQPYRLRRYSYFDIGVSDSYFDDALNALMMKRVAERCYLPANRTLLKLIKEHGVKFKVSFSITGVTIEQMKLHAPEALASFKELAATGCVEFLGETYYHSLAALYSPEEFRAQVLEHSALIEQEFGTRPKVFRNTELIYSDAIGAAVSELGFQGVLAEGVDEILGWRSCNSLFRVQGRSTALLLKNYPLSDEIAFRFSCSSVDGTTLTAQNFAQRIHKLPDDTEMVGLFLDYETFGEHHHVESGIFSFLEELPEAVLAEPGWSFATLSEVAARSEIGTELSFPRTTSWADTARDTSAWCGNQMQSSALEKIYASSLASDREAWRKLQTSDHLYYMCTKGGPDGQVHSYFSPFESPYEAFIAYMNVLRDLVARSKPVLSKLA, encoded by the coding sequence ATGCCAGCCCTCTGTTTTTATTTTCAAGTCCACCAGCCATACCGACTCAGGCGCTACTCATACTTTGATATCGGAGTTTCTGATTCATACTTTGATGATGCATTAAACGCTCTAATGATGAAACGGGTGGCAGAGCGCTGCTATCTTCCAGCCAATCGTACGTTGCTAAAACTTATTAAAGAGCACGGCGTAAAATTCAAGGTATCGTTCTCAATCACCGGCGTCACGATTGAGCAGATGAAGCTGCATGCCCCAGAAGCCCTCGCCTCGTTCAAGGAGTTGGCAGCGACCGGATGTGTAGAGTTCCTTGGTGAGACCTATTATCACTCCTTGGCAGCACTTTATTCACCGGAGGAGTTTCGCGCCCAGGTGCTCGAACATTCTGCCCTAATAGAGCAGGAGTTCGGAACCCGTCCTAAGGTCTTTAGAAATACGGAGTTGATCTATAGTGATGCGATCGGAGCAGCCGTTTCAGAGCTTGGATTTCAGGGGGTTTTGGCGGAGGGGGTAGATGAGATCCTTGGCTGGAGGTCCTGCAACTCGCTCTTTAGAGTACAGGGACGTTCTACAGCTCTATTGTTAAAAAATTATCCTCTATCAGATGAGATAGCGTTCAGGTTTAGCTGCTCAAGTGTAGATGGCACCACCCTTACGGCACAAAACTTTGCACAACGTATTCACAAGCTACCTGATGATACTGAGATGGTTGGACTATTTTTAGATTATGAGACATTCGGCGAACATCATCACGTGGAGTCCGGCATCTTTTCATTTCTTGAGGAGTTGCCAGAGGCTGTACTTGCAGAGCCAGGTTGGAGCTTTGCTACCTTATCGGAGGTTGCGGCGCGATCGGAAATAGGCACAGAGTTATCATTTCCCCGCACTACTTCCTGGGCAGATACGGCGCGCGATACGAGCGCTTGGTGTGGCAATCAGATGCAGAGCAGCGCCCTTGAAAAGATCTATGCAAGCAGCCTTGCAAGCGACAGGGAGGCGTGGCGTAAACTTCAGACCTCAGATCACCTCTATTATATGTGCACCAAAGGTGGGCCAGATGGGCAGGTGCACTCCTATTTTAGCCCATTCGAGAGCCCCTACGAGGCCTTTATCGCATACATGAATGTGCTGCGTGATCTCGTTGCTAGATCTAAGCCGGTACTTTCGAAGCTTGCGTA